CTCAAATTTGTATCAGCCCGGCATACAAGAAATGACGACTCAGGAAATAGAGCAGGTATCGGGTGGGATAGTCCCAATGTTGGCGTTTGCTTACGGATTCGGATCAGGTGCGGCAGCAGCGGCTGTCGGTCTTTGGCTGTCAAAATAAACCCTCGATCACATCTTATTTTTTAGCGGCTCCTCATCATGAGTTCCAAACAAACACCCGATAAGCTTTTTTTCGCTTTTTCCAATGGGTTTCTATTTGGTGCCACGCTTGCGGCACTAGTGATCTACTGCTTCTTTCGATAAGTAATTTTTTGAAAGGCGCTCGCTGATCCAATGCATCAATCGGATCAGTGAGCGCTCCCGAAACGGGGCATTCGATCCGATTTCGCAGGCTGCAGGATTAAGAATCAACATCAGGTTCTCGCCGAGAGTCTATGTTGACTCAGCCACGCAGCATGGCCGCTTGCAACTGACTTTTCAGCGTTTTGATCAAGGCAGTTTCATCGGGCGAGACACCTTCGTCGGCGCAGACGGCGCGATCGGCATAGAACAAGCCCAGCGGTTTTTTTTGTATCACCAAGGGTAAGATGATGAAGCTGTGCACATCGGGCATGCTTTCCTGGTACCAGGCCGGCAACAGGCTACGTATTTTTGCGGTCTGGGCATCGGCGATCATGACATCGACATTGTTTGTCATCGACAGGTGAAACAAATCGGCTTCATGCTTAACTGGAAAGTGAAAATGTTTTTGTCGCTGCGCGTACTGTTCACCGACCGCCACTCTGGCCACGTAACGGTTGCTGCTCAAATCGCGCAGACACACGGTGGCAAAGCGAAATCCCATGGCTGAGTAGAGCGTTTCAAGTACCAACAAGATCAAATCATTGAGTTTCAGTTCTTCCGAAGCCAGCATCTGCGTCACATCCTGCACGCCGGCGAGCAGTAACTCGCGCGCATTGCGTGGTTTGCCACTGGGATAGCGCTCCGATTCTTGTGACGGCAAGACATCCTCGGTGCGCAGTAAAAACTCACTCGGTATGCCGTTTTGGCCACTGCTCTGCGTCGCTTCACCATGCAAGGGTGGCAGCGCCAAGTCCATGCTTTTGGCCATTTGCCGGGTCTCGCTGTCGACCTGCATGAGCATATTGGTCAATAGGCTGCGGTCGAGCTCCAGGCCTTTGCCATAACGCTGTAATATCGCCTCCACTTGGCCATGCTCGTGCTGTTTGCCCGATAAAATCAGGGTCGCCAGGGTATCGGCAAAACTGGCGACTTGCTTGAGCCAATCTATCCTGTGCACCGGCTTTTTCAATTCAGCATGGGGCAGCGGGGCCAAGGACTGAATGATGGCTTCGGGAATTTTCCATTCTTGCAAAGCCATTTCACCGAAGCGCTCAAAACTGCAGCCCAGCAAGGTCGCGGCCGCCTCGGGCAAGCTGACTTGAGCACTGTCTGCGAGTGCGACAATGCGGCCGTACAGCGCATGATCGTAAGAGGCAATCAAGACCCGTCCAATATTTTTGAATAAGGCCGCAACGGCCGCCTCTTCGGCATTTTGGAATTTCCCACGTTGCGCCATCTGACGGCCAATGATGCTGGCACACAAAGAATGGATCAATTCTTTACGCACATGGCCAGCTTGCGCCTTGTTTTTAAAACAATCGACCAACAACATCGCCATGGCGCTGGCTTTGACGGTATCGAAACCGAGCAAGAAGATCGAGCGCGACACGGTCGTCACCGCGCTGCCAGCGCTGGCGCGGTATTGAACGGTATTCGAGAGACGCAGAATTTTTTGCGTAAGTGCCACATCCGACAACACGAAATGCGCCAAGCGTGCCACCGAATCTTCGCCCGACGAGGTGATCTGCAAGACTTGCGCAATGGCTACCCCGAGCGAGGGTAAATCCGTTTCGTCGTTGATTTTACGCAGCAAAGCCTCACGCGGCGATTCCGCTGCGTGAAAAATAGGAAACGACATGTCAGGATTGGCCATTATTGTGGTCTTTTCGCCTATCAGAGTCAGGGTAAGCTCAGGATCAGAGTTTCTGTTGACGCGTTGCGCTCATCCCATATTTTTTCTGCAAATCATCATACAAACCGCGAATCGCTTTCAAGCGTGGATTCATCGGATCAAGCCGACGCCCAGCTTCGATCAGTACTCTGGCTTGTTCACCGATAGTGCTGTCCCAACCGAGATTTTCCAGGCACTTCAAGGCTGCCAAAGCGGCATTCATCACCACCTGCGGGTTATCCGGTGACTTGCGCGCAGCGGCAAACATCAAATCGACCGAGCCGCGGAAATCGCCCTGCTTGGCCTTTTGCACACCCATCGCCACCAAATCCATCACCTCTTTCTGGCTGCGATGCGCCAGGTCCTTGGCCATTTGGCCCTTGCCCGCTTTTTCAAACACATCCATGGCGCGGCTCATGACGGCCTGATTGCTGGCGTTCTTCATGACGCCGAGGACGATGTCGGAAGCGTGCTCTTCTTTATTATTTTCCAAACAACTTCTGGCCAGACCGAGTTTGGCACCGGTCGACAAGCCTACATCTTCTCGTGCCGCTTCGACCGCGACATTGAGTTCATCACTCAAGCGCACATCGCCCGTTTTGGCGTGCACCATGGCGCTTGAAATGGCGCGACAGGCGGCGGTCTTTTTCAAGCCGACCATGTTCTTTTCCATGTCGCGTATCACCGATTTGGCTTGCTCAGTATCGCCCTTTTTGACCAAGGCATCGACCAAATTCATATGATCTTCGGGGTCGCGGAACTCAGAGAACTTAGCTTTAGTGACAACTTTTTTAAATGCCGTTTCGGCTCCGGCAAGATCTCCCGTTTCCATCGCGAGTCGGCCTAAATTGCGCAAACGCCGCACCGCATGCGGTGACACGGCAACCGCCGTATCGAGTACCACTTTCGCTTCCGGCAACTCACCGATGGCTTCATGGGTTTTCGCCAGCCAATCGTAGGCATCCATGAATTTATTATTCTCGGCCACCAAATTTTTGAGTATTGCTTCGGCTTCTTGATATTTGCCTTGCATGAACAGGGTTTTCGCCAAGCCCAGACGCGCCCAAGCCACGGCTTTCATCTCAAATAACAGCACATAGAGCGCTTCGGCTTCGCTCGCTTCACCTAACACCACATGCAATTCGGCGCGCAAGCGCATGAAGTCGATCGCATAGCGCGGATATTCGCGCTCGCCGTGATGACAGGCGGTAATCGCTTCGCTGACCGCGCCGGTCTCCATGAGCGCATAGACTTCGACGAAGGCCTTGCGCTTCTCGATCGCACGAATCACGCGCTCAAGCAGCATGTCCGCGGTAAATGGCTTAAGCAAGTAATCGGAAGGTGCCAATTCGGCTGCGCTGACGACTTTGGCATACGAACGCTCGGCTGTCACCATGATGAAAATGGTCGACAAGGGTGAGAGCTTGTGATGACGCATGTCTTCGAGCAATTGCTGACCATCTTGACCAACGCCGAGGTCATACTCACATAAAATCAAATCAAATACTTTGGACTGTATGGTCCGTACAGCTGTTCCGGCAGTCAACGAATGTTCGATTTTCGTGATGCCGCATAAATTGAGCATATTGTGCAAACTGACCCGCATGCCCTGATGCGGTTCAATGAGCAATGCCCGAATGTCGCTGAGTTCGCTCATGTCACCCTTTTCTGTTTTTGTCTGTGTCGGCAGTTGGACCGCCTTAACACCATGTCATTATATTAAAGTGATAGAGAATAAGCGTGAATACTTTCTTTGATGCAGCATAGATGAAACACTATCGTCACTATTTAAAGAATCGGGCTAACAATAAGCACAGCAGAGAAATCACTATCGTCGATGCCAAGGGTAAGGAAAACGACCGACCAAACCAGCGCCAGCGCAAATCGCCCGGCAAACGGCCCAAACCGAATTTCCCTAACCAAGGTAAGGCGTGCGATAAAACGACCAGCACCAGCATGATCGTCAGCGTCCAACGTAACATCAATGGCATCCTTTCCGGCTCAAAGGCGATGACAACGGTCATGCCGCAATAAGCCGACCGGCACGTCGATGCCCGTCCCGACGATCAGCGCTTTGAATAACTCACCCATTTCTGCCGGCGAGACCAGTTTTTGCAAGGCATTCGCTTGCGGCAAATAGCGCAGGCTTTCTTGCGCATCTGTACGCGCCAACAAATCGGCGATACCGGATTCGAGCAACAAGGCAGCTTGGCTGGTATAACTGAGCAATTCTAAGCCCGCCTCCAAGGCGGCACGTGCGATCGCGCTGAAATCGACGTGCGCGGTGATATCTTGCAAACCCGGATAATAGAAGGGATCAGGGTGGGCGTGATGGCGATAATGACACATCAGGCTGCCTTCATTGCGTTGAGGATGATAATACTCATGCGCTGGGAAACCGTAGTCTATCCACAGCGCCGCGCCGCCTA
The sequence above is drawn from the Undibacterium sp. CCC3.4 genome and encodes:
- a CDS encoding class IIb bacteriocin, lactobin A/cerein 7B family, which codes for MTTQEIEQVSGGIVPMLAFAYGFGSGAAAAAVGLWLSK
- a CDS encoding HDOD domain-containing protein — its product is MANPDMSFPIFHAAESPREALLRKINDETDLPSLGVAIAQVLQITSSGEDSVARLAHFVLSDVALTQKILRLSNTVQYRASAGSAVTTVSRSIFLLGFDTVKASAMAMLLVDCFKNKAQAGHVRKELIHSLCASIIGRQMAQRGKFQNAEEAAVAALFKNIGRVLIASYDHALYGRIVALADSAQVSLPEAAATLLGCSFERFGEMALQEWKIPEAIIQSLAPLPHAELKKPVHRIDWLKQVASFADTLATLILSGKQHEHGQVEAILQRYGKGLELDRSLLTNMLMQVDSETRQMAKSMDLALPPLHGEATQSSGQNGIPSEFLLRTEDVLPSQESERYPSGKPRNARELLLAGVQDVTQMLASEELKLNDLILLVLETLYSAMGFRFATVCLRDLSSNRYVARVAVGEQYAQRQKHFHFPVKHEADLFHLSMTNNVDVMIADAQTAKIRSLLPAWYQESMPDVHSFIILPLVIQKKPLGLFYADRAVCADEGVSPDETALIKTLKSQLQAAMLRG
- a CDS encoding tetratricopeptide repeat protein, with product MSELSDIRALLIEPHQGMRVSLHNMLNLCGITKIEHSLTAGTAVRTIQSKVFDLILCEYDLGVGQDGQQLLEDMRHHKLSPLSTIFIMVTAERSYAKVVSAAELAPSDYLLKPFTADMLLERVIRAIEKRKAFVEVYALMETGAVSEAITACHHGEREYPRYAIDFMRLRAELHVVLGEASEAEALYVLLFEMKAVAWARLGLAKTLFMQGKYQEAEAILKNLVAENNKFMDAYDWLAKTHEAIGELPEAKVVLDTAVAVSPHAVRRLRNLGRLAMETGDLAGAETAFKKVVTKAKFSEFRDPEDHMNLVDALVKKGDTEQAKSVIRDMEKNMVGLKKTAACRAISSAMVHAKTGDVRLSDELNVAVEAAREDVGLSTGAKLGLARSCLENNKEEHASDIVLGVMKNASNQAVMSRAMDVFEKAGKGQMAKDLAHRSQKEVMDLVAMGVQKAKQGDFRGSVDLMFAAARKSPDNPQVVMNAALAALKCLENLGWDSTIGEQARVLIEAGRRLDPMNPRLKAIRGLYDDLQKKYGMSATRQQKL
- a CDS encoding DUF2905 domain-containing protein gives rise to the protein MLRWTLTIMLVLVVLSHALPWLGKFGLGRLPGDLRWRWFGRSFSLPLASTIVISLLCLLLARFFK